Proteins encoded together in one Thermomonospora curvata DSM 43183 window:
- a CDS encoding peroxiredoxin, which translates to MKIGDVVEDFELPDEQGTLRSLSGLLAGGPVVLFFYPAAMTPGCTAEACHFRDLAAEFAELGAQPVGISADPVSKQREFSGKHSLGYPLLSDEDGTVARRFGVRRGFALAPTKRRTFVIDTDRRIIEIVKSEIRMSVHADRALEALRRRRG; encoded by the coding sequence ATGAAGATCGGTGATGTGGTGGAGGACTTCGAGCTCCCCGACGAGCAGGGCACCCTCCGTTCCCTCAGCGGCCTGCTGGCCGGTGGTCCCGTCGTGCTGTTCTTCTACCCGGCGGCGATGACGCCGGGCTGCACCGCCGAGGCCTGCCATTTCCGCGACCTGGCCGCCGAGTTCGCCGAGCTGGGCGCCCAGCCGGTCGGCATCAGCGCCGACCCGGTGAGCAAGCAGCGCGAGTTCAGCGGCAAGCACTCCCTCGGCTACCCCCTGCTCAGCGATGAGGACGGCACCGTCGCCCGCCGCTTCGGCGTCCGCCGCGGCTTCGCGCTGGCCCCCACCAAGCGCCGGACGTTCGTGATCGACACCGACCGCCGCATCATCGAGATCGTCAAAAGCGAGATCCGCATGAGCGTCCACGCCGACCGCGCTCTGGAGGCCCTTCGCCGTCGTCGCGGCTGA
- a CDS encoding CocE/NonD family hydrolase, which produces MEGLGLMRRLGAGALRLPHGPYRVRVHRDLEVPAPDGVTLLADRYAPQGLDRPPVILVRSPYGRRGPFGLMCGYVFATHGFQTVVQSVRGGFGSGGAFEPLDEREDGLATVAWLKAQPWFGGAFAMHGPSYLGYVQWAVAADAGPELKALSMQVTASQFRDAINLGGGFALESTLTWVDLTTRIQRPLSGLVAGVLSPRRARRAALSGRPLAELDALATGAPVRFFQDLLANGPDTPFWHKRDFSRAVGRVQAPVNMTGGWYDVFLPWQLEDYAALRAAGRNPHLTIGPWWHSDPRLTRHSMRDSLQWFRAHLLGDRSEMRRDPVRLYITGSGEWRDFPHWPVPGIDEQRWHLQPGGGLSPDGPPQSPPDSYRYDPMHPTPCISGPSLLGDCSPADQRRLEARRDVLVYTSPPLSKGLEIIGPIRAELHVRSDRAHADFVVRLCDVAPDGVSLNLCEGVRRVRPGVGETDGEGVCKITVDLWPAGHRFRPGHRLRVHVAGGAYPRVARNSGTGEPLGAETAWLAARHEVFHDPGRPSAIILPVLR; this is translated from the coding sequence ATGGAGGGGTTGGGGCTGATGCGCCGGCTGGGGGCCGGCGCGCTGCGGCTGCCGCACGGCCCGTACCGGGTGAGGGTGCACCGGGACCTGGAGGTCCCCGCGCCGGACGGGGTGACGCTGCTGGCCGACCGGTACGCACCGCAGGGGCTGGACCGTCCACCGGTCATCTTGGTGCGCTCCCCGTATGGGCGGCGCGGGCCGTTCGGGCTGATGTGCGGGTACGTGTTCGCCACCCACGGGTTCCAGACGGTGGTGCAGAGCGTCCGCGGCGGGTTCGGCTCCGGCGGGGCGTTCGAGCCGCTGGACGAGCGCGAGGACGGGCTGGCGACGGTGGCCTGGCTGAAGGCCCAGCCGTGGTTCGGCGGCGCGTTCGCCATGCACGGCCCCAGCTATCTGGGCTATGTGCAGTGGGCGGTGGCCGCGGACGCCGGGCCGGAGCTGAAGGCCTTGTCGATGCAGGTGACGGCCTCGCAGTTCCGGGATGCGATCAATCTGGGCGGCGGGTTCGCCCTGGAGTCCACGCTGACCTGGGTGGATCTGACCACCCGCATCCAGCGGCCGCTGTCGGGGCTGGTCGCCGGGGTGCTCTCGCCGCGCCGGGCCCGGCGGGCGGCATTGTCGGGCCGTCCGCTGGCCGAGCTGGACGCGCTGGCCACCGGGGCGCCGGTGCGGTTCTTCCAGGACCTGCTGGCCAACGGCCCCGACACCCCGTTCTGGCACAAGCGGGACTTCAGCCGGGCGGTGGGGCGGGTGCAGGCCCCGGTGAACATGACCGGCGGCTGGTATGACGTGTTCCTGCCCTGGCAGCTGGAGGACTACGCGGCGCTGCGGGCGGCCGGACGCAACCCGCACCTGACCATCGGCCCGTGGTGGCATTCGGATCCACGGCTGACGCGCCACTCCATGCGCGACTCGCTGCAGTGGTTCCGCGCCCACCTGCTCGGCGACCGCTCCGAGATGCGCCGGGACCCGGTGCGGCTTTACATCACCGGCTCCGGGGAGTGGCGGGACTTCCCCCACTGGCCGGTGCCCGGGATCGACGAGCAGCGCTGGCACCTGCAGCCCGGCGGCGGGCTGTCCCCCGACGGGCCGCCGCAGAGCCCGCCCGACTCCTACCGGTACGACCCGATGCACCCCACCCCGTGCATCAGCGGCCCCTCGCTGCTGGGCGACTGCTCCCCCGCCGACCAGCGCCGCCTGGAGGCCCGCCGCGACGTGCTGGTCTACACCTCCCCGCCGCTTTCCAAGGGGCTGGAGATCATCGGGCCGATCCGCGCGGAACTGCATGTGCGCTCCGACCGGGCGCACGCCGACTTCGTGGTGCGGCTGTGCGACGTGGCCCCCGACGGGGTGTCGCTGAACCTGTGCGAGGGCGTGCGCCGGGTGCGCCCGGGGGTGGGCGAGACCGACGGCGAGGGCGTCTGCAAGATCACGGTGGATCTGTGGCCGGCCGGGCACCGGTTCCGCCCCGGGCACCGGCTGCGCGTGCACGTGGCCGGCGGCGCCTACCCCCGGGTGGCCCGCAATTCCGGCACCGGCGAGCCGCTGGGCGCGGAGACGGCCTGGCTGGCCGCCCGCCACGAGGTCTTCCACGACCCCGGCCGCCCTTCGGCGATCATCCTGCCGGTGCTGCGCTGA
- a CDS encoding mechanosensitive ion channel family protein: MPDPVEWGRVLVGAVVVVSAVVLGIALRMLLKRLIRRAENTKWVWDDLLARLLCDLAVVLTTVAGLWAAVLIVRFQPGTRQVIGSILVSVIILAVTLASARLAAGVVTSIVLARSGVAQSVTIFANITRAVVLVVGVLVLLQSMGLSITPMLTALGVGGLAVALALQDTLANLFAGVHILASKTVVPGDFVRLSTGEEGSVVDINWRKTTIQTLADNLVVIPNARFADAILTNFHGPDPDMSVLIQAKVGYESDLAHVEKVAIEVGREVMTQVEGGVPDHEPLVRFHTFGESSIDFTVILRVRQFADQFVVKHEFIKRLHARFREEDIQIPLPTRKLLFPDGSAALLP; this comes from the coding sequence GTGCCTGATCCGGTGGAATGGGGACGAGTCCTGGTCGGCGCCGTGGTGGTGGTGTCGGCCGTGGTGCTCGGCATCGCGCTGCGGATGCTGCTCAAACGGCTGATCCGGCGGGCCGAGAACACCAAATGGGTCTGGGACGATCTGCTGGCCCGGCTTTTGTGCGACCTGGCGGTGGTGCTGACCACCGTGGCGGGCCTGTGGGCGGCGGTGCTGATCGTGCGGTTCCAGCCCGGCACCCGCCAGGTGATCGGCTCGATCCTGGTCTCCGTGATCATCCTGGCGGTGACGCTGGCCAGCGCCCGCCTGGCGGCCGGGGTGGTCACCTCGATCGTGCTGGCCCGTTCCGGCGTCGCCCAGTCGGTCACCATCTTCGCCAACATCACCCGCGCGGTGGTGCTGGTGGTGGGCGTGCTGGTGCTGCTGCAGAGCATGGGCCTGTCCATCACCCCGATGCTCACCGCCCTGGGCGTGGGCGGTCTGGCCGTGGCGCTGGCACTGCAGGACACCCTGGCCAACCTGTTCGCCGGGGTGCACATCCTGGCCTCCAAGACCGTGGTGCCCGGCGACTTCGTCCGCCTCAGCACGGGGGAGGAGGGCAGCGTCGTCGACATCAACTGGCGCAAGACCACCATCCAGACCCTCGCCGACAACCTGGTGGTGATCCCCAACGCCCGCTTCGCCGACGCCATCTTGACCAACTTCCACGGTCCCGACCCGGACATGAGCGTCCTGATCCAGGCCAAGGTCGGCTATGAAAGCGACCTGGCGCACGTGGAGAAGGTCGCCATCGAGGTCGGCCGCGAGGTGATGACCCAGGTCGAAGGCGGCGTGCCCGACCATGAGCCGCTGGTGCGCTTCCACACCTTCGGCGAGTCCAGCATCGACTTCACGGTGATCTTGCGGGTCCGCCAGTTCGCCGACCAGTTCGTGGTCAAGCACGAGTTCATCAAGCGGCTGCACGCCCGCTTCCGGGAAGAGGACATCCAGATCCCGCTGCCCACCCGCAAGCTGCTCTTCCCCGACGGCAGCGCCGCTCTGCTGCCGTAG
- a CDS encoding 3'-5' exonuclease yields MEPPGRLLNVIDVEATCWEGSPPDGQVSEIIEIGLCVVDLAACKRVARHGILVRPERSSVSPFCTELTGWTQQEVERGVTLAEACRILEREHCARSRPWASWGDYDRKQFERQCAAGQADYPFGARHINAKAVFTEVYGLRRRPGMAQALQIAGLPLEGRHHRGVDDAWNIAALVLDIAARGAWPDPADAVPA; encoded by the coding sequence ATGGAACCGCCCGGACGCTTGCTCAACGTCATCGATGTGGAGGCCACCTGCTGGGAGGGCTCCCCGCCGGACGGCCAGGTCAGCGAGATCATCGAGATCGGGTTGTGCGTCGTGGACCTGGCGGCGTGCAAGCGGGTCGCGCGGCACGGCATCCTGGTGCGGCCGGAGCGCTCGTCGGTGAGCCCGTTCTGCACCGAGCTGACCGGCTGGACGCAGCAGGAGGTGGAGCGCGGGGTCACCCTCGCCGAGGCCTGCCGGATCCTGGAACGCGAGCACTGCGCACGGTCACGGCCGTGGGCGAGCTGGGGCGACTACGACCGCAAGCAGTTCGAGCGGCAGTGCGCGGCGGGGCAGGCCGACTACCCCTTCGGCGCCCGGCACATCAACGCCAAGGCGGTGTTCACCGAGGTCTACGGGTTGCGGCGCAGGCCGGGCATGGCGCAGGCGCTGCAGATCGCGGGGCTGCCGCTGGAGGGCCGGCACCACCGGGGCGTCGACGACGCCTGGAACATCGCCGCACTGGTGCTGGACATCGCGGCGCGCGGCGCCTGGCCCGACCCGGCGGACGCCGTGCCGGCCTGA